In Oryzias latipes chromosome 10, ASM223467v1, the genomic window TTTTGTTCCATTTCCAAAAACCACTTTTCCACATGCAGCCACAGCACAGTAGTAAAGTCCAGCATCAGAGGAGCTGACGTTCTTCAAGAAGCTGTAGACACAACTCTGCAGAGGCTGAGTCTCTGTACCCCCGTCACAGTCACCATCACTGCTTCTTCTGGCGTAAATATAAGTGGGATGAGATTCCCCTTCAGTCTTTCTGAACCAGAACACTCTCTGTTCCTCTGGACATGCATCATTTTTAAACTCAGAGAGAACTGAACACTGCAGAGCCACAACGTCTCCTGCAGAAACCGGATCAACAGAACTTTGAACCACTGCAGGAAAATTAGAGCGCGGTCctggaaaacaaataaaaacgaaacaacaaaagatgaaaatgatctcagaaatgtttatatttaatttctAATATACAATTTAACTTCtctaaaatctgtttaaataaaagatcaaatCAATACTTACTTTTAACGTCAAGAAGCACTGCCTTCCTAAAGATTATGTCGTAGTctacaagggttaaacagtaaTAGAAGGCTAAGTCACTCGGTTTTGcttttgcaatttgaaaaataaattttccTTCTTCTTGTTTGGTTGAAGAATGACCGATCTTCTTCTCTCCAGCATCATACTTGTGTCCCTTTCCTAAGATTTCAGGCATTTTTCCAGGAACAACTTTGAcccagaaaaatgttctaaagtCTTTATGATTGTTGTAATAGGACAGGGTCACATCTTCTCCAGCGTTTACTGTCTTTATTTCAAATCCCTCATCTGTACAACCTAAAACAATTGTAACACAACACAATTACTACAGTATAATCAATTCAATATTATAATCTGCATTTTGTCATATTGTGCAAAAAGACAATaactgttattattattatccttATTTTTAAACACTGACATTTCTGCACATACCTACATCCAAGTTGAAGCATCAGCAGTATACAAAGTACAACATGCATTTTCTGAACTTCTGATTCTCTGGTCTGCAGATGACTTATGTCGCATTAGAGgaagactttctttttttaagcactAAAAAAAGGGAGGGAACAATCTAGGCCGAACTGATTGGGTGCTAATCACACTGCCATCTCAGTTACGACCCTAGTggaaacataacaaaaaaaactttccattaCCTATGTAAAACTACATCACTAGAATTTTCTGGTTATCTTACTGGTTTGGCTGTAAACAAGGGCTGAAATTTACTACAAAAAAGAATATCTTAACATAATTATCTTTTGTTGCAAAATGTTATGAAAAGCAAAAATTACTTTATGAGGGCAATGTGTATGTttaaataagtgttcattttttgtcaaaaataaaaatgaacttgaCCTGCCAGAAACTGCAgtcatttcttttattcaaaacaatttttgaaagtcaaacataacaataaaaacaaacaatgctgAGTAAATACATAACTATATCTCCCCAATCTTTGGCAAGGACAACGCGGAGCATCCACCAATTAGGGACTCCGCTTTCGGCACATGATGTGTTCAGTGACTaaatcagtgggtggagtccaaatcCAATATGGAGGATTGATGCAACTGTCCTTCTCCTAAacgttgtaatttttttcttattttctttgagataataaaaaatgtcccccatttcattcagtttttttttaggactatTGAAGGACAGGAAATTTGTATTATGAGGGGATTTGTTGCTTTTGACacattgtggaaaaataaactaaactaaactaaaaccaactaaaactaaactaatagaaatagaatagaaatacCCTAAATGGGTCACAGAGTGAGAGACCATGcaagctccacacagaaaagtgtggttttctgtttcaggtcccccagctgggacttgaaccagggcgctaaccactgttccaCCGTGCagcattttatatatttaagtgTTTTTCAAGATGCCTGGACAGGAAGGTTATTTGACTGATTGATTGACATAGTTGATATTATatgttgatttattattatgtgattaacttttaattttgttaGAGTCCATTTGTTGCATAGTTTTTAGAACAATAACAACTATGATACTGTTACGTCCCTGGGGAGGGCGCAACAGCACAAccatgaaataataataataataataataataatggattggatttatctgcgcttttcaagacacccaaagcgcttacattgtgtccattattcattcactcctcattcatacttggtgacggtaagctactgttgtagccacagctgccctggggcagactgacagaggcgtggctgccatttcgcgtctacggcccctctgaccatcaccgggaacattcatgcacattcacgcaccagtggagccacactggaggcagggagggtgaagtgtcttgcccaaggacacaacgacatttttggctggtgggagcggggatcgaaccgccaacccttcggtcattggacgacccgctcaaccacctgagccactgtcgctcCTCTGCGAATAAGGCAAGTAGTCAAGGAtgatgtgtgtgtatatatatatatatatatagtttataGAAAAGAAAGATTCAGGCTGCTGCAAACCATTACCTGTGGGGGAGGTCGTGACGTTTGGGTCAtgccaaataaacaaacacaacataaaaaaaaccagACCTAACTCCACACCTAACCTATAAATCAAAAGGAACAACAAAAGACTACCTAACTagtctaaataaaaacattacaggAAATGGCACCAACCCCTTACCAGGTGTGTCTAACAAAGTCCAGCCTGCGTGTGAAAATGTATGGGGCCCTAGACTTGCCTGATCACAACCTCCCACCACGTACCTGAGGAAAACAGCTTagtcagaagcagcagcagtttgtttGCCAAAGAGAGTCAGGATCATGGTGAGAATCAGCCAGGAACAGTTCACCAGACTCAGATCCCAGGTGTGCTTTAATAGGCTCCGGCTTACTGGTAGAGGAGCACCACATGACCAGCAGGCGGCCAGTCACAGCTGAGGAAGCTGCAGTCCCAGGTGAACATCATCAGGAAATCAACTGGAGTGACAAGCAACAAGATGAGAGCAAAGCAGAGGGCTGTGCCCGTAACAGATACCCTGTTTGATCGGAAAAGTTTGGCCTTTTAAAGTCAGCTAGAGAAAAATGGAACCACATGTGATTTGTACTGCCTGTACTTAGGAGTTCCTTTTGATGCTTAAAATGTGTTtggtcttcaactttaaaactgatatttatcagtaaaataaataattaaatgtatCTAGTAAAATTATTTCGAAAGCGGTCTGGTGGGCTGTCTTCTCTGAAggcttaaaaaaatatcttaatcGTGTGTTAATTACATTTTATCTGTGCATATGCATTAAGTCATTCCGAATGGTCTTGTCAttccattttattgtgtttatgatggttctgctgcttccagacagatGTATTTTCCtattggagcatttaaccaatctcATTTCAGCTGTCttttgttgccaggcagggtcAGAGCTAAATAGTaggtgtgttagaaaaaaatcgaTTCGGCAATATGTCGTGATAGTTCACAcggcgatacttgtatcgattcaaaatgctgtcgggacgatatttatttaattatttattagcgtccttcagtgtctgactcttgtttttcacttcaACCTCTGACCATTAGTTAGCAGCAGAGCACATGGAGCCTTTTTGAGCAGCTCAAATccacacaagacaacaggaagactgcagccagaggcagaTTGTttcgttgttatgagacataaactacttcgtttttacttgggatggtaCCGAACTAAAACTCTGTggcatgttgctgccagtaacatataaaaacgCGGATTGCTGTGCTTTGTAGCGGACTCAGATAAGAAGGAGTGAAACAGTGCAGCTGCACGGCAGCTTAAGGCTAATGCACGTAGCATCGGCTAAAATGCTATTGGCAAAGGGTTCTGCCGAACCCCtctgtacaacgctctgaaaaaaggtcAACATCGTGGCAACCAGCGTTAGTTTGCTTCCGCATGAGAAAGATGGCTGCAGCGGTGCAGTGctgatatgtaaacaaagcatcttcGTCACATTAATCcaattgttgctaaatttgaacattttaaacaaaaggagCTGATGAAGGGCCGAGGACGGGAGCTGAAGGGAACGCACTTTAGCGTAAATGACCGGTTCCCGGCtgaaatcctccgtagaagaAAGATCCTTTTCCCGCTGAGGAGAAAGCACCTTACCGCCGGGTCCAGAGTGGTGGTGGTCGTCGACAAGCTGTATGTGGACACAGCCGGCTGAAGACTTTCAGAtacgcgctgagaacatctacgctgcccagaagaaatcCGCTTAACTAATTTCAATGGAAAACCTGATCAACAATAATCcacctcgatctcaggaaaaGAGTCTTTTTCTTCACTTCTCACTCATGCTTCTGtagttgttttgttatttttgttttctcttctttctccttttttctttcttttgcttagtctccccctcccccgtcctcatatgtaaatcacctaAAAGCAAcgcatcctcggtaagtatttatgcacggaacgggcgtgTGCGCACACAAGCGCGCACACAGGCATGCACACGCGATACATACGCCgacaaactgcaaacacctcacaccgtctctcataggacgcacgcaacatgcagctcacaccAGAAAACCTTCACATGCACAGCGCTTCTCTGCGCAGCAGGTTTGCAAGGctggcacgcgcacacggactggcacaCACACATTATTTAGCTTTACACTCCCAGTTAGAGTAGTTCTGAACAGTCTtgacatcgttagctggaatgtgcgtggacttggctctggtgTTAAACCCCCTTTGTGGTCTAAACGCAGATATAGctttactgcaggagacccactTATCTAAATCAGCTGATCATCTTCTGTTTTGCTCACTGTTTCCATCTGctagttacaactccaaacaaagaggagttgctgttttaattaataaaaacggTAAATtcactcataaggatacagttactgacccagaaggctgATTTGTAATCATGTacatatccattcagaataaggacttttgtatagcgagtgtcTATGGCCcaaatgttgacgactcttccttctttcacagattcttcacctcactctcggttcactctgactccacaatcattataggaggagacatCAATCTGATTCTGGATcatgaacttgacagactcagcacagcagcaaaccagcccacatggcggtctgcaagtatactaaagcagtacatgaatgatctgggtctctgtgacgcatggcactcatgtcacccaaacactgaagggttcacctttttttctccagttcactactcacactctcgtttagactatttattagtcagtaactctcttttaaaagatATTCAAAGTTCCAACATTAATCCAATTGTTATCACAAAGAGAAAGCTGATTTACTAGaactagaaaaataaaatcaagactCTGGAGGCCGCTTATTctacattctgggagatctgaaaaaattaaagcttcagttaaatgacatcatcaataaacaaacaattccaaatacaaaggctacgacttgaaagatttgaaaactcaaacaaatctggcaaatttcttgctaatcttaaaattaataaagaaaacacaataatCACTTCCATCATTGACCAAACAGGAGATGCCAATCATGATCGGGTCAAAATCAATattgcgtttaaagacttttataaaaacttataAACATCACCGATTAACCCATCAGAGCAAAGTATCAACTCATTTCTTGATAAAGTAAACCTACCCAAATTAAATGAAGATCAGATGACAAACTTAGACTcaccgctctcgttgtctgagcttcatgaagctctgttactttaGCCTAATGGGACGGCCCCAGGACCCgatggctttcctgctgagttttataaagaattttgggaacagctggcaccaacgttttattaAACGGATACATTTATCAAGGAAAACCAAtcactaccacctaacatgaactcagccaacataatccttctaaaaccagacaaagatcccacaagcccttcaagctatcgccccatttctttaatcaatgcagccataaaaataatttgcaaAGCACTAACACAgagggtggccgtggtgcagtggtagggcggtcgacccatgatcgtaatattgcaggttcaattcccgccttgcacgcccatgagtcaaagtgaaccccaccttgcctctggtggtaggcaggcgcttgtgtttggcagcggagccgccacacaatgtgtgtgtgactgggtgtgtgaatgggtctgtgactgtaaatgGCTTTcagccttgtaggtagaaaagcgctatacaagtatacgccatttaccatttgccattcacagagaatagaaaaaattactcctcacataattcaaaACGGaatcatcaaaggcagacactcgagTGACAACATCCGCAGACTTGGTAACTTAATAGACTTTGCCAatatcaaaaaccaggaaatgaccataTTCTCATTGGATGCTGGAAAAGCATTAGACAGAGTAAACTGGAGggtcattgctgccctccacaAGTTTGGGTTAGgggaatcattcatcaattggattaaaatattatatcacaacccaaATGCATCAGTCAGAACTAACAAACTTCTGACGGGTTcgttcttggaagaggaaccagacagggttgcccactctctccctctctttttgcattaaaggaattacaaccaaacacagccatgaCTTAAACACAGACAggacagacaagacacaggtgaacatggtCATGTAATGATTCTGCGAGGGTGtggaacccagatgctgtaacccagaacgAAGACAGGTGAGTTTTGAGGTAAGAAGAGTTTTATTGCTTCTCCAGATGTGTAGTTGTTCGTGGCTGGTGGTGACGTGGACGAGCCtgatggcgtggctggagggcttaaTGCGGTTGGCGTAGGCTGTGGTTTCTTGTAGACTTCTGTGCAGCTGAGAGGATGATCCACGCTGACTTCACTCTTGGCAGGTTGAAgatcctgagacagggagcaGAGGTTTCGAGCAAGAACGAAGCATAACATAAAGTTACTGAGCATGACTTGGACCAGGGCTAGTCACCgtaaggggtaacgaactggcgatgaactGTGGAGAGgagtctccttttaagcagcagcagcagatgatgatgagagtggagtcagctggtggcaatcaggcagagaagcaggcagagctgggagggaGAGGAGTCCGACAGGCAACATGAcagatcaggagagattgggaccaaggaagtaaaactcaaaggatgacaaaacaggaaaccttccaaaataaaacaggaaacacaactcaaacatgacagaaacaagatggaaagcaaaaaccaatgcaaagaaatccaaaccatgacaataCCCCTCCCTTCAAAGAACTGCACAGAGGTTCCAGATGTCAACCAAGGAGGAGGGGGCCCGGAGGACGAACTTTGAAGGGCAACAGAGTCCTAGGAGGCTGGGTTGGGCACACCAGCAAGGCCGAGACGATGAGTCTGGAGGACGGCCAGGAGGCCACGCAGTGCAGCGAGGCAGACAAAGTATGTCTGGAGGACGGCCGGGAAGCTGTGGTGACCGGCGTGgcgggtccggaggacggccgagAGGTCGCGCTGACCGGCGTGGCAGACGAGGTGGTTCCAGAAGAAGACGGCCGGGAGGCAGGTCTAGGGAACCAGGCAAACATGGAACTGGTGGGTCAAGCATAAAGTCTGGGGCTGGTGTGGCCAATTCAAGATGCGTCGGCGGTACAGGGGCTGGCTGTGATTCCAAAGCCGACATTGGGTCAGGCACAGAGCTCAGGATCAGCATGGCAGAGTCTGGGTGCGCCGGCGGGTCAGACCAGTAGTCGGGGTTGGTCAAGTTGTCCACCAATAGGGCTGGTAGGTCAGGCCAGCAGTCAgccggcgggtcaggcatggagtcatggTCAGGCATGGCAAAGTCAGGGTTCTGCCAGAAGTCGGCCGGTGAGTCGGGCCAGTCGTCGAGCtgcggcgggtcgggccagtcgTCGAGCTGCAGCGGGTCGGGCCAGTCGTCGAGCTGCGGCGGGTggtttttgaggaaagagagAAAGATGCATTTCGTCTTTAAATAATCCGatttttgatgagtgaaatgataaataatattccaaatgtatgtggttattttcaattttttttgctgGCTAAAATTCCATAACGacatttgtttactgttttgtttcttcagtttatttagaggcatttattGTAGCTACAGGAATTTTTAATATGCTATGCAAATCTCGTTTCTGCGTCGGAAAATGGTCAGtgaggggttgagtgattcagacgtAGCACTACTAAGGGCCCATTTGTAATGCGCAATTCCCCACTGGATCTGAGTGATGTTGATTTTACCACCAccatttgtaaaaagaaaaatcttgtttattttttcaccaGGGATTCACtatttgcagaaagaattaCAAACTACACAGCTTTCCCTCATGGAGCGCCATTCATTTCTAATCTGTCATCACTTCAAACTCTGAACTGTCTGTTTCCTGCAATGCATTTCAGGCAGTCAGTGCAGTACCAAATTTTCAGCTGTGCTCGCTTACCCAGACACCTGCACCCGCCCCCCTCTCGTAAAACTTTCGTGCGAGCACACATCTGACGTTGGAGCGAAAAACCAGCCAGCATGCACCGCACACCGATCAGTCTGCATCCGCCTGGCTCAtctcaaacaaacaaatatatttaaggATATTAGTAAGATGTGCATCAGTCTTGCATTAAAACTGTTCTGTgtccttttaaactgaactgtgttctgcatcctgattggctgtaaacAATTGTCAGTCAATCTTCTATGTGCCATGTCTCACAACAGAATTTGTTCAGCTTGCCAAATAAAGATGAATCTTCAAttgcatatctttttttttattctatattgGACTTAGTTTTCTTTGAAgagatcaaacaaatgagaaaagtgtaaaaatgttcatgtctgtcttagAAAAGTGTAGAGAGTGTGAAGTGAGGAGTTTCACAGCCTTAAAACAGTTgtttatatattaatatatcTATATGGAAGTAAGCAAAGCAGAAAGAGAGTTGAAACGTTCCAACATTCTATGtattagttttcatttttttgcttgCAGGTTGtgtcatcatttatttttttattattggcagTTTGTCAATATTGAAAAGCCGAAAcgtcaaaacagtttttcttcatttttactaATCGTTTTATTCACCAAAAAAGAACCAAGTAAAGTTGTAATATTATTTTGTCACCCTaaaagataataataaataataaaacaaacatctgtcGTATCACGGATTGAGAATGGgattccaaacaaaaaaagaaccacaaaaa contains:
- the LOC105356862 gene encoding uncharacterized protein LOC105356862 isoform X1, with translation MHVVLCILLMLQLGCCTDEGFEIKTVNAGEDVTLSYYNNHKDFRTFFWVKVVPGKMPEILGKGHKYDAGEKKIGHSSTKQEEGKFIFQIAKAKPSDLAFYYCLTLVDYDIIFRKAVLLDVKRPRSNFPAVVQSSVDPVSAGDVVALQCSVLSEFKNDACPEEQRVFWFRKTEGESHPTYIYARRSSDGDCDGGTETQPLQSCVYSFLKNVSSSDAGLYYCAVAACGKVVFGNGTKLDVQGDGTYNNIFFFLFFGTLVLSLMMVTFLIFVVSKISSAVCKARLVCKTKPETIIDDWQYPERKQQDAIFTTAVFTKKKTDKTK
- the LOC105356862 gene encoding uncharacterized protein LOC105356862 isoform X2; this encodes MPEILGKGHKYDAGEKKIGHSSTKQEEGKFIFQIAKAKPSDLAFYYCLTLVDYDIIFRKAVLLDVKRPRSNFPAVVQSSVDPVSAGDVVALQCSVLSEFKNDACPEEQRVFWFRKTEGESHPTYIYARRSSDGDCDGGTETQPLQSCVYSFLKNVSSSDAGLYYCAVAACGKVVFGNGTKLDVQGDGTYNNIFFFLFFGTLVLSLMMVTFLIFVVSKISSAVCKARLVCKTKPETIIDDWQYPERKQQDAIFTTAVFTKKKTDKTK